The following proteins are co-located in the Herpetosiphonaceae bacterium genome:
- a CDS encoding tetratricopeptide repeat protein, translating into MLEQMLREDIPNRRGRTIVITGPLGSGRAALARFALWESLYKLPRSYEIAAPAGKLYQTPPPEDTQALLRWEAQGDVARRAFLGDIAQRLPFPIGTIVAVLTSLLPEAQRQARTARLSASITPLDLLPLVADAAGAAPFALHITGVDAPDLDRQWVEVVIELAQFIYDRWPVLLLISMESPRSLMLLQEYQATTLQWSVRSLVEAGIVQNWHLGPVSKTDVAHYIHQPVDDAVIDQLHVLSGGWPLMVQALWRDWRNSAHKATRGGERTPILTGDGFVEPWRFTPYGARSAQHVEAVRDTLLDAYPDVLDMLAVLLNEEEDPRTALDYILGIAALEGRTFTGMAVAKACGFSYDDELEEIFDALVQAGMLIHEPGDVVGVPTETGTQWLYCYRFRLPIWWHLFHEGWSVEARQEMVVALATALEATYGRYVWQRAMVIIGLWEQIGRESLARMQRHLWDQWAHISVLEGHARDATHYAEQHGTWLTAHDAWLKVAAAMWSYVPDDLAFATFDRARSLAERAGSPLAIAETLAHMANRTNLRGNWGQAEQWTQEALAVVAPYHDTAMQRVRGLLWHEIGVVYAAQEQWAEALDYYAQARVLEEAHGQPAALAVTLHEIGRVYAAQEQWAEALDYYAQARVLEEAHGQPADLAATLHEIGRVYQEQEQWAEALDYYAQARVLKEAHGQPADLARTLHQIGRVYQVLGDQEKANNFFNQAEKVKKNPDSSAGASNLSSQT; encoded by the coding sequence ATGCTGGAGCAGATGCTCAGAGAGGACATACCCAACCGACGAGGGCGAACCATTGTTATTACCGGGCCGCTGGGAAGTGGCAGGGCGGCCCTTGCGCGCTTTGCCTTGTGGGAAAGTCTATATAAGCTGCCCCGGAGTTACGAGATCGCCGCTCCCGCAGGCAAGCTCTATCAAACACCACCACCGGAAGACACACAGGCACTCCTCCGCTGGGAGGCACAGGGCGATGTAGCACGCCGGGCGTTCTTGGGGGACATTGCGCAGCGCCTGCCGTTTCCGATCGGGACGATCGTGGCCGTCCTCACGAGTCTGCTGCCAGAGGCACAACGGCAGGCACGAACAGCCCGCCTGAGTGCATCAATCACACCGCTTGATCTTCTCCCCCTTGTGGCCGATGCAGCGGGGGCAGCCCCCTTTGCGCTCCATATTACGGGCGTCGATGCCCCAGATCTCGATCGTCAGTGGGTGGAGGTCGTCATCGAGTTGGCGCAGTTCATCTATGATCGGTGGCCGGTACTGCTCCTTATCAGCATGGAGTCGCCCCGCTCACTTATGCTGCTTCAGGAGTACCAAGCCACCACGTTGCAATGGAGCGTGCGCTCGCTGGTGGAGGCAGGGATTGTCCAGAATTGGCATCTAGGGCCGGTCAGTAAGACAGATGTGGCGCACTATATTCATCAGCCAGTTGATGATGCGGTCATCGATCAGTTGCATGTGCTTTCCGGGGGATGGCCGCTGATGGTACAAGCGCTGTGGCGGGACTGGCGGAACAGCGCGCACAAGGCAACGCGCGGAGGGGAACGAACGCCGATCCTGACAGGGGATGGATTTGTCGAACCGTGGCGGTTTACCCCGTATGGTGCGCGGAGTGCCCAGCATGTGGAAGCAGTGCGAGATACGCTGCTGGATGCCTACCCCGATGTACTGGACATGCTGGCGGTCCTCCTCAACGAGGAGGAAGATCCCCGGACGGCGCTCGACTATATCTTAGGGATTGCTGCCCTCGAAGGCCGAACCTTTACGGGGATGGCTGTGGCGAAGGCGTGCGGCTTCTCGTATGACGATGAACTTGAGGAAATATTCGATGCCCTGGTACAGGCTGGGATGCTGATCCATGAGCCGGGTGATGTGGTCGGTGTCCCGACCGAGACAGGGACCCAGTGGTTATACTGCTACCGATTCAGGCTGCCGATCTGGTGGCATCTCTTTCACGAAGGATGGTCAGTGGAGGCACGTCAGGAAATGGTGGTAGCGCTCGCTACCGCGTTAGAAGCGACCTATGGCCGCTATGTCTGGCAGCGAGCAATGGTGATCATCGGATTATGGGAGCAGATTGGGCGGGAGTCATTGGCCCGAATGCAGCGCCACCTCTGGGATCAGTGGGCGCACATCAGTGTCTTAGAGGGGCACGCACGGGATGCAACGCACTATGCGGAACAGCACGGTACGTGGTTAACGGCCCACGATGCCTGGCTGAAGGTCGCTGCTGCAATGTGGAGCTATGTCCCTGACGATCTGGCGTTTGCAACGTTTGATCGGGCACGCTCACTCGCAGAACGAGCGGGGAGTCCGCTTGCGATCGCGGAAACGTTAGCTCATATGGCAAATAGAACGAATCTGCGTGGCAACTGGGGGCAAGCCGAACAGTGGACTCAGGAAGCACTTGCAGTGGTAGCACCATATCATGATACGGCAATGCAACGTGTTCGGGGATTGCTCTGGCATGAGATCGGGGTGGTGTACGCGGCACAGGAGCAGTGGGCGGAGGCATTGGACTACTACGCGCAGGCGCGGGTGTTGGAGGAAGCGCACGGTCAGCCAGCCGCCTTAGCGGTGACGTTGCACGAGATCGGGCGGGTGTACGCGGCACAGGAGCAGTGGGCGGAGGCATTGGACTACTACGCGCAGGCGCGGGTGTTGGAGGAAGCGCACGGTCAGCCAGCCGACTTAGCTGCGACATTGCACGAGATCGGGCGGGTGTACCAGGAACAGGAGCAGTGGGCGGAGGCATTGGACTACTACGCGCAGGCGCGGGTGCTCAAGGAAGCGCACGGTCAGCCAGCCGACTTAGCTCGGACATTGCACCAGATCGGGCGGGTGTACCAAGTGTTAGGTGATCAGGAGAAAGCCAACAATTTCTTCAATCAAGCAGAGAAGGTGAAAAAAAACCCTGATTCATCAGCAGGTGCTTCTAACCTTAGTAGTCAAACATAG